The proteins below come from a single Conger conger chromosome 10, fConCon1.1, whole genome shotgun sequence genomic window:
- the LOC133139281 gene encoding G-protein coupled receptor 22, which yields METEGYSHLLETSDGMGGGEELEGLGGAGSDTGWYLPYPVSFQVSLTSFLMLELVLGFSSNLTVLVLYCAQSNLVDSVSNMVTVNLHVLDIIICVLCLPMTVVVILLPLDGNLALLCCFHEACVTFTSIATAVNVLVISVDRYDISVRPANRLLTPRRAALLLAAVWAVSLAVFFIPFLEVEFFTGTDRELEGPELVPLWENRTLLCAGGQGYHTELTMYYHLLLQVPIFFTAVVVMLFTYSKILQALNIRIGSHFRRSQRSKGSSCRGRRKRRRRKGLVGGGGGSSQTRNLTQPPLIPSPTPTPTSPPPLSSIPQITSDNGATPTISPSPAPTPAPTPSPVPAHAPPSMGVHASVSAIIALRRAVRRHRDRRERQRRVFKMSLIIISTFLGCWAPISVVNILILSLGPSDWLVRLRLCFLALAYGTTIFHPLLYAFTRQKLRRALRSKVKKRVVSLLQVDPAPSGTVIHNSWVEPRKGRRLRLEGSDATDRCLTEAVRE from the coding sequence ATGGAGACCGAAGGCTACAGCCACCTCCTGGAGACGAGCGATGGcatggggggaggagaggagctggAAGGCCTGGGCGGGGCCGGTTCGGACACCGGGTGGTACCTGCCCTACCCCGTCAGCTTCCAGGTGTCCCTGACCAGCTTCCTGATGCTGGAGCTGGTGTTGGGCTTCAGCAGTAACCTGACCGTGCTGGTGCTCTACTGCGCCCAGTCCAACCTGGTCGACTCGGTCAGCAACATGGTGACGGTCAACCTGCATGTGCTGGACATCATCATATGTGTGCTGTGCCTGCCGATGACGGTGGTGGTCATCTTGCTGCCTCTGGACGGGAACCTGGCGCTGCTCTGCTGCTTCCACGAGGCCTGCGTGACCTTCACCAGCATCGCTACCGCCGTCAACGTGCTGGTCATCAGCGTCGACCGCTACGACATCTCCGTGCGCCCGGCCAACCGGCTGCTGACCCCGCGGCGGGCCGCGCTGCTATTGGCCGCAGTTTGGGCCGTGTCGCTGGCCGTCTTCTTCATCCCCTTCCTGGAGGTGGAGTTCTTCACGGGGACGGACAGAGAGCTGGAGGGGCCCGAGCTGGTGCCCTTGTGGGAGAACCGGACGCTGCTGTGTGCAGGGGGGCAGGGCTATCACACAGAGCTCACCATGTACTACCACCTGCTGCTGCAGGTGCCCATCTTCTTCACGGCCGTGGTGGTCATGCTGTTCACCTACTCCAAGATCCTGCAGGCCCTCAACATCCGCATcggctcccattttaggaggaGCCAGCGCAGCAAGGGCTCGTCCTGCAGGGGCCGCCGCAAGAGGCGCAGGAGGAAGGGGCtagtgggaggagggggagggtccAGCCAGACCAGGAACCTCACCCAGCCACCTCTcatcccctcccccactccaacCCCTACCTCACCCCCACCACTCTCCTCAATTCCCCAGATCACCTCCGATAATGGGGCCACCCCTACCAtctcccccagccctgcccctactcctgcccccactccctcccctgTCCCCGCCCATGCCCCGCCCTCCATGGGCGTCCACGCCTCCGTGTCGGCCATCATCGCCCTGCGGAGGGCCGTGCGCCGGCACCGCGACAGGAGGGAGCGCCAGCGGCGCGTCTTCAAGATGTCGCTCATCATCATCTCCACCTTCCTGGGCTGCTGGGCGCCCATCTCCGTGGTGAACATCCTGATCCTGAGCCTGGGCCCCAGCGACTGGCTGGTGCGGCTGCGGCTCTGCTTCCTGGCGCTGGCGTACGGCACCACCATCTTCCACCCGCTGCTCTACGCCTTCACGCGGCAGAAGCTGAGGCGGGCGCTGCGGAGCAAGGTGAAGAAGCGCGTGGTGTCGCTGCTGCAGGTGGACCCGGCCCCCAGCGGCACCGTCATACACAACTCCTGGGTGGAGCCGCGGAAGGGCCGCCGTCTGAGGCTGGAGGGCAGCGACGCCACCGACCGCTGCCTCACAGAGGCCGTGCGCGAgtga